Part of the Garciella nitratireducens DSM 15102 genome is shown below.
TTCTATTTTTTTGCTCATATCCTCATTTATGTCGTATTTGTTTATACAAACCATAGTAAAAACTCCAAAGTGTTCACATAAATCTACTACTCTCATTAAATCCTCAAGTCCTGATTTTGTAGGTTCTGTAACAACTAAAACTGCATCTGCTCCTGTTATTGATGATATAACAGCACATCCAATACCTGGTGAACCATCTATTATAGTTAGTTTCTCATCTTTATTAAATCTTCTTCCATTTTTTCTTAAATAAGTTATTAATTTTCCTGAACCATCACTGCCTATTTCCATTTCTGCTCTAGAAATTATTCCATTATCTAATTCAGTAATAAAAGTATCTGCTGTTTTCTCATCTTCTAGTTTTATAGCACTTTGCGGACACACTAATATGCATGCCCCGCACCCCTCACAAATAAATGGATTTATAATAAAGTTTTCTACAGCATGAAACTTACATACACTCTCACATTTTCCGCACTTAGTGCAAAGAGCTTTATCTATTATTGCTTTTTTACTACCTATAAATTCGCTTTTTTCAATATCCTTACCCTTATAGAATAAATAAAGATTTGGAGCATCTACATCACAATCTATTCTTATTACATCTTTAGCAAGTTCAGATAACGCTGTAGCAATAGTAGTTTTTCCAGTGCCACCTTTTCCACTCAAAATTGCTAATTCCAAGATAACACCTCCTTTGCAGCTATAGATAAGTGATTAAATATCTCTTTATGATGCAACTTATCATATAGTACTTCTCCTTTAGAATAAATTACTGCTATATCTTTACTATAAGGAATTGTACCTATCAATGGAATTTTTTCTTCCATACAATATTTTTTTATTATATTATCACTATCATCATCTTTATTTATAACTATTCCAAAAGGTATATTATACATTTTTACAAGTTTCACAGCCATTTTTAAATCATGGAGTCCAAATTCAGAACACTCTGTAACAAGTATTGCTGAATCAGCATATTTTAAAGCGTTTACTACATTACAAGAAGTTCCAGGAGGACAATCAATCAAGTTAATTCCATCTGATAAATTTTTAAGAAGTTTCCTTATAACTGGTACTGCCATAGGTTCACTTATATTTAAAATTCCTCTACTGCAATTTATATCTCTTGCTGTACCTTTTTCAATTTTACCTATTTCCCTTTTACCATAAGTTATAGCATTATATTTACATACAATCTGGCACGCCCCGCACCCATGGCATAACTTTTGAAAAAGCATAATATCATCCTTCACCTTCGCCAGTGCATTAAATTGACACACATTAACACAAGCACCACAGCTCTTACATTTATTATCATCTATAACAGGATATTCTACTATAACTTTTTCTTCTGCATCTACTTCAGGTTTTAGAAACAAAAAACCATTTGGTTCTTCCACATCACAGTCTATATAATTTGCCTTTAATGCAAGCGCTAAATTAGTTGAAACTGTAGTTTTTCCTGTTCCACCTTTCCCACTAAGTACTGCTATATTCACTATACACTCATCTCCAATCTAGTGACTTCCTCCATGGTGTGCAGGCCCAGACATCTTTATTTCTTCAAGTTCACCATTTTTATATTTATCAAGTGCTAAACTTATAGCAATATTCCTACACTTGTATGCTTTAATTCCTGCTTTTTCAATAATTTCAAAAGCATTTGGCCCAAGATTACCTGTAATTATAACCTCTACCTTTTCCTCTATTAATTGATTAGATGCTGCGATTCCTGCTCCACCACTAGCATTTTGTCCTTTGTTATCTAAAATTTTAATTTCTCCACTTTCAGTATCATGAATTTGGAAATATTTACATCTTCCAAATCTCATATCAAGTAAGTTTTCAATAGTTTTTCCTGTTGCTGAAATTGCTATTTTCATTTCTATACCTCCAAATCTTTTATTATATTTTTTACTATAAGATCAAAAATCCATTCAAGACTTTCATTTACACTTTCATACGAATACTCACTTAAATTACTTATGCTACTTAACATAGGAAGTTCTCCTAATAATTTTAAATTCATCTCTTTCAAGAATTTATCTATATTTTCTCCATTAAAAAGTTTTATTTTTTTACCACAATCAGGACAAATTATATAACTCATATTTTCGATAACGCCTAAAATATTAATATTCATTTTTCTTGCCATGTTTATTGCCTTTGAAACTATCATAGAAACAAGATCTTGTGGAACTGAAACCATCACTATTCCATTTATTGGAACAGATTGCATTAATGTTAAAGCAACATCCCCTGTACCAGGAGGCATATCAATTACTAAATAATCAAGATCTCCCCAAAGTACATCTGTCCAAAACTGTTCAACTACACCCGAAATCATTGGGCCTCTCCAAATTACAGGATCATCTTCATTTTCAATAAGAAAATTTAATGACATAACCTTTATACCATCAAATGTTTTAATAGGTAACATCATCTCTTCAGTGCCTCCAGCTCTCTTCCCTCTAAGTCCAAGAAGTCTTGGAACACTTGGGCCTGTTATATCAGCATCTAAAATTCCTACATTATATCCAAGTTGTTTTAAATGTTTTGCAATAAGAACTGAAATTGAAGATTTACCTACTCCTCCTTTTCCACTCATAACTGCAATAATTTTTTTAACATTGTTTAATGGATTGTTTTTAACCATACAGTTTTCCTTGTCCTTTGAGCATCCTTTACTTAATGGACATATACTGCATTCTCCCATAGAATCATCTCCTAAATCAAATATAATATTGACATTTACCAATATTATATTACTCCTGTTTAAAATTATTGTCAAATGCCAATTATAAAAAATTACTGTCAAGAAAACGTTGGCAATTTTTTTATACAAAACTTACTGTAACTTTCTAGTGCATTGGATTTCTTTTGTTTATCTTATTTTATTAATACAGGTTTTTCTATATAGCCTTTAGGACCTATTTTTAGGCACACTCGTCTCTTAAAATAAATATTACTACCCTTTTATTGCATAAAATTATCTTAAACAACTTTTAAAGGCTCTATGATATTTGGTGTTGGTGAGCAAAAAAAACTCACACTTTTTTTGCAAAAAAATTGAGACAAATGACAAAACTCTAATAAAATATAATCGCCTAAAACCACATTTTAAAGGAGTGTTGTCATTTGTCTCATAATTATTCTATAATAAATTTAAAGAGGAAAATATAAAGTTTGATGAAGTTTTTTGCAGGGAAGAGCTTGTGAAGGGTGTTAATTCTAAAGTTTTCCATGGCACTTTATCTTACAGACCAAAGGCTTGTTATCATTGTGGATGTGTTTTGATGAGTTTAAATCGGTTAAGTCAGCTGCTGGCAGTATGTCTTTTCTCTTTTGTGATTCTACTTCTCGAAATATTGTTGACATCGTAGAAGATAGAAGGCTTCATATACTTAAAAACTACTTTTTAAGATACTCTAAAAATGCAAGGCTCTCTGTTAAGACCATCGTTATTGATATATATAGCCCCTATATTTCCCTGATTAAAGATGTGTTTCCTAAGGCTAAAATTATTATTGATACATTTCATATTGTCCAGCTCTTTAGTAGGGCTCTTAATAAAACCAGGATAAAAATAATGAATCAGAATAAGAAGAATTATAATAAGCTTAAAAAATACTGGAAGCTACTACTCAAGGATCGCTCTAAGGTGAATTCTACTAGGTATAACTATCATCGCTCTTTTAAAAATCTAATGAGGGAGATTGATATTATAGACTATCTATTAAATCTAGATCCAACTCTCAGGGCTTCATATGAGTTGTATCATAATATCAGGTCTTGTATTAAAATGAAAGACTTTGCTCGCCTAAATATACTTTTATATAGTAAGCATCCTGATATTTCTAATTATATGAAAACATCGATTCGAACCATAAAAAAATACATAGACTATGTAGAAAATACCTTGAAATATCCTTTATTGCGATGCTTTCTCAAGGGAAAAAAGAAAGTGTTTTAGTATTACTTATTTTAAAAATATCTAAAAGAATCTACGATATCCCGGAATTTAATTATTATGCATTAGCAGATGGTATTTATACAATATTACAAAAAACAAAAACTGGTATTAAAAAATTCATAAAGCCTAAATTCAAAAAGAAGCGATCACAACAATTAACAATAGCTGATGTCTATATATAACTAGCTTTCAGCTATTTGGTGTTTGAGTTTTAGGGAAACTTTAGTTTTTTATATTAAGACTGATTGAACTTTTTTTGATATCTTTTGTTTGTAAATTCCCTTATTAATGTATAGATTACAGCCATACTAGGAACCCCTAATATCATTCCTAATATTCCAAAAAATTTTCCACCTAAAGTAATGGCTAAAAATACCCAAAGTCCATCTAAACCTATTGCATTTCCAACAACTTTTGGATAAATAAAATTTCCTTCTATTTGCTGAATAATAATAATAAATACAATAAAT
Proteins encoded:
- a CDS encoding ATP-binding protein, coding for MELAILSGKGGTGKTTIATALSELAKDVIRIDCDVDAPNLYLFYKGKDIEKSEFIGSKKAIIDKALCTKCGKCESVCKFHAVENFIINPFICEGCGACILVCPQSAIKLEDEKTADTFITELDNGIISRAEMEIGSDGSGKLITYLRKNGRRFNKDEKLTIIDGSPGIGCAVISSITGADAVLVVTEPTKSGLEDLMRVVDLCEHFGVFTMVCINKYDINEDMSKKIEKFINEKELVLVGKIPFDDTVMKSINELKPITFYKDSIAEKAIENMWNNMQMCLH
- a CDS encoding ATP-binding protein, whose product is MNIAVLSGKGGTGKTTVSTNLALALKANYIDCDVEEPNGFLFLKPEVDAEEKVIVEYPVIDDNKCKSCGACVNVCQFNALAKVKDDIMLFQKLCHGCGACQIVCKYNAITYGKREIGKIEKGTARDINCSRGILNISEPMAVPVIRKLLKNLSDGINLIDCPPGTSCNVVNALKYADSAILVTECSEFGLHDLKMAVKLVKMYNIPFGIVINKDDDSDNIIKKYCMEEKIPLIGTIPYSKDIAVIYSKGEVLYDKLHHKEIFNHLSIAAKEVLSWN
- a CDS encoding NifB/NifX family molybdenum-iron cluster-binding protein, which translates into the protein MKIAISATGKTIENLLDMRFGRCKYFQIHDTESGEIKILDNKGQNASGGAGIAASNQLIEEKVEVIITGNLGPNAFEIIEKAGIKAYKCRNIAISLALDKYKNGELEEIKMSGPAHHGGSH
- a CDS encoding Mrp/NBP35 family ATP-binding protein, with the protein product MGECSICPLSKGCSKDKENCMVKNNPLNNVKKIIAVMSGKGGVGKSSISVLIAKHLKQLGYNVGILDADITGPSVPRLLGLRGKRAGGTEEMMLPIKTFDGIKVMSLNFLIENEDDPVIWRGPMISGVVEQFWTDVLWGDLDYLVIDMPPGTGDVALTLMQSVPINGIVMVSVPQDLVSMIVSKAINMARKMNINILGVIENMSYIICPDCGKKIKLFNGENIDKFLKEMNLKLLGELPMLSSISNLSEYSYESVNESLEWIFDLIVKNIIKDLEV
- a CDS encoding transposase; translation: MCFDEFKSVKSAAGSMSFLFCDSTSRNIVDIVEDRRLHILKNYFLRYSKNARLSVKTIVIDIYSPYISLIKDVFPKAKIIIDTFHIVQLFSRALNKTRIKIMNQNKKNYNKLKKYWKLLLKDRSKVNSTRYNYHRSFKNLMREIDIIDYLLNLDPTLRASYELYHNIRSCIKMKDFARLNILLYSKHPDISNYMKTSIRTIKKYIDYVENTLKYPLLRCFLKGKKKVF